One Mus musculus strain C57BL/6J chromosome X, GRCm38.p6 C57BL/6J DNA window includes the following coding sequences:
- the Btbd35f27 gene encoding germ cell-less homolog 1 family member, producing the protein MGLLVSRVLRCRDSSLLEPQPEAIAGASYIPGSRKLKRNSLEELATSSNVHGPQNQGMYPHQVLNYIYWKRVKISSNDAYQNLFLDGHDSHIKIRALGKTWCLHKVFLCQSGYFANILKGTWRESHHGVINLIIKNEDIDTRSLHFVFGALYTDADLSITPLEVPQVLAAACLLRVDRVIQQCEGIMKETINRNTVCSYYLAAETYRLKAVKTRCFEWLLCNLMVHPSVALYKEVDLKLMYLLALSSDLLVMQKEIDVYTTLKIWMFLYLNPCWNGTMKQLLQHANNWLSTHMAYVDNISFLESEEGLIFQPVFKKLRFQHIICDLTSTTILEQDRLIPMAWLSPIYKQQWLTLLRTQEYGVIGPQVINEQELEECTMRCGTMIPKDGRYTWKWSVGRLGFPLRVTFTRQCVILRQRCQRCDGSACHNHIRNVIFRITLVCFDSNKRVTFRKTTGYKILTFEYKEEQIVMKLDSDVLTFPMCIFCNFLFVNLGNAENK; encoded by the coding sequence ATGGGGCTTTTAGTCAGCAGGGTCTTGAGATGCAGGGATTCCAGTCTGTTAGAGCCACAGCCAGAAGCCATAGCCGGAGCCAGCTACATTCCTGGCAGTCGCAAGCTAAAAAGAaacagtttggaggagttggcaaCAAGTTCTAATGTTCATGGACCTCAAAACCAGGGAATGTATCCACATCAAGTTCTCAACTACATCTACTGGAAAAGGGTTAAGATCTCATCTAATGATGCttatcaaaacttatttttggACGGGCATGATAGCCACATTAAAATCCGTGCTCTGGGAAAAACATGGTGTTTacacaaagtatttttatgtcagtCAGGCTACTTTGCTAACATTCTCAAAGGTACTTGGAGAGAATCACACCATGGTGTTATAAATCTGatcattaagaatgaggatattgATACCCGATCTCTGCATTTTGTGTTTGGTGCTTTGTATACGGATGCGGATTTGTCAATAACACCTCTGGAAGTTCCTCAAGTTTTGGCAGCAGCATGCCTGCTTCGGGTGGATCGAGTAATTCAGCAGTGTGAAGGAATCATGAAAGAAACTATCAACAGGAACACTGTGTGCTCCTATTATTTGGCAGCAGAAACCTATAGATTAAAAGCTGTAAAGACGAGATGCTTTGAATGGCTTCTTTGCAATTTGATGGTACATCCAAGTGTGGCACTTTACAAGGAAGTAGACTTGAAGTTGATGTATCTTCTAGCACTGTCTTCTGACTTACTAGTCATGCAAAAGGAGATTGATGTATATACCACACTAAAAATATGGATGTTCCTTTATCTTAATCCATGCTGGAACGGAACCATGAAACAGCTTTTACAACACGCAAACAACTGGCTTTCCACCCACATGGCATATGTTGATAACATCAGTTTTCTTGAAAGTGAAGAAGGACTAATATTTCAACCAGTGTTTAAAAAGCTGAGATTTCAGCACATTATCTGTGACTTGACTTCCACAACTATTCTTGAACAAGATCGACTAATACCTATGGCATGGTTGTCACCCATTTACAAACAACAGTGGTTGACTTTGCTGCGAACACAAGAATATGGGGTAATTGGACCACAAGTTATCAATGAACAAGAACTTGAAGAATGCACCATGAGGTGTGGTACAATGATCCCCAAGGATGGAAGATATACTTGGAAGTGGTCAGTTGGACGACTTGGCTTTCCTTTACGTGTGACCTTTACCAGGCAGTGTGTAATTTTAAGGCAACGGTGTCAGAGGTGTGATGGTTCTGCTTGCCACAACCATATCCGAAATGTCATATTCAGAATAACTTTGGTGTGTTTTGATTCCAACAAAAGAGTAACTTTCAGAAAGACAACAGGTTATAAAATCCTCACCTTTGAATATAAGGAGGAGCAAATTGTAATGAAATTGGATAGTGATGTTCTAACCTTCCCTATGTGTATATTCTGCAATTTCCTTTTTGTAAACCtaggaaatgcagaaaacaagtaa